ACTTCCGCTCGACCTGGATTTCTGAAGGGGGTTACGAGCCGGTGGCGGAGATCCTGTTTGGCACCGTCAATGTCGATGCGTTCTTCCTGGAATACGATAACGATCGCAGCGGCGATTTTGCCCCGTTACGCTTTATCCGTCCGGGCAAGCAGCAGGTGGTGCTGGGGCTTATCACCACCAAAAGCGGCGAGCTGGAGAACCCGGAAGGGGTGAAAGCGCGTCTTGAAGAGGCGGCGAAATATGTTGCGAAGGACCAGATCTGCCTCAGCCCGCAGTGCGGCTTTGCCTCTACCGAAGAGGGTAACGCCCTGACCGAAGCCCAGCAGTGGGACAAGGTTCGCCTGGTCACCCAGATCGCCAGCGAAGTCTGGTAATCGCTTTTCCACAGCGTTGCATTAATAAAGTGCAACGCTGTGCCATCCTGATCCGCACCTGCCTTTAAAATCCTCTCCCGCCCCCTGAATCTACAGATTTTTCGTTCTGGCATCCTTTTTGCTCTGTCTGATCCTGATTGCTCTTTCTGCGTCCACGCCGTAACGGACGATTTCGCACAGCTTTCTTTTCAGGAGTGAAAATTATGCATCGTCGTACCTTGTTAAAAGCCTTTGCTTTATCGGCCTCCGTCGTGGCCATGGGGATGAGTTTCAGCGTGCAGGCCGCCGACACCATTAAAATTGGCATCATGCATTCGCTCTCCGGAACGATGGCGATTTCCGAAACGCCGCTGAAAGACGTGGCGCTGATGACCATCGACGAAATCAACGCCAAAGGCGGCGTGCTGGGCAAAAAACTGGAGCCGGTGGTGGTTGACCCGGCCTCTAACTGGCCGCTGTTTGCCGAGAAGGCCCGCCAGCTGTTAAGCCAGGATAAGGTTGCGGCAGTGTTCGGCTGCTGGACCTCGGTGTCGCGCAAATCGGTCCTGCCGGTATTTGAAGAGCTGAACGGCCTGCTGTTCTACCCGGTGCAGTACGAAGGGGAAGAGATGTCCCCGAACGTCTTCTACACCGGGGCCGCGCCTAACCAGCAGGCTATTCCGGCGGTGGAATACCTGATGAGCGAGGACGGCGGGGCGGCGAAACGCTTCTTCCTGCTGGGCACCGACTACGTCTACCCGCGCACCACCAACAAAATCCTGCGTGCCTTCCTGCACTCGAAAGGGGTACAGGATAAAGACATCGAAGAGGTCTACACCCCGTTCGGCCACAGCGATTACCAGACCATCGTCGCTAGCATTAAGAAGTTTTCCGCCGCAGGCAAAACCGCGGTGGTCTCCACCATTAACGGCGACTCCAACGTACCGTTCTACAAAGAGCTGGCGAACCAGGGCGTGAAAGCCACCGACGTGCCGGTCGTCGCGTTCTCAGTGGGTGAAGAGGAGCTGCGCGGTATCGATACCAAACCGCTGGTGGGTAACCTGGCGGCGTGGAACTACTTCGAATCGGTGGATAACCCGGCCAACCAGACCTTCGTGGCGGCGTACAAAAACTGGGCGAAAGCGCAGAAACTGCCTAACGCCAATACGGTC
This DNA window, taken from Leclercia adecarboxylata, encodes the following:
- the urtA gene encoding urea ABC transporter substrate-binding protein is translated as MHRRTLLKAFALSASVVAMGMSFSVQAADTIKIGIMHSLSGTMAISETPLKDVALMTIDEINAKGGVLGKKLEPVVVDPASNWPLFAEKARQLLSQDKVAAVFGCWTSVSRKSVLPVFEELNGLLFYPVQYEGEEMSPNVFYTGAAPNQQAIPAVEYLMSEDGGAAKRFFLLGTDYVYPRTTNKILRAFLHSKGVQDKDIEEVYTPFGHSDYQTIVASIKKFSAAGKTAVVSTINGDSNVPFYKELANQGVKATDVPVVAFSVGEEELRGIDTKPLVGNLAAWNYFESVDNPANQTFVAAYKNWAKAQKLPNANTVVTNDPMEATYVGIHMWAQAVEKAGTTDVDKVRAAMAGQSFKAPSGFTLTMDATNHHLHKPVMIGEIEGNGQFNVVWQTEEPVRAQPWSPYIAGNDKKPDTPMKTASN